One stretch of Methylococcus capsulatus DNA includes these proteins:
- a CDS encoding HIT domain-containing protein, translating to MKPEFAPDFILHQRLVQDCFPLGRFPLCRLLLMNDSSYPWFILVPERSGIREVYQLPAPDRAQLWEESAALSTLLADIYRPDKLNVAAIGNLVAQLHLHHVVRYRDDRAWPGVVWGRFDPVPYADPFDGRLRKLLERLPRFEANPPP from the coding sequence ATGAAGCCTGAATTCGCGCCGGATTTCATCCTGCACCAACGCCTTGTCCAGGACTGCTTTCCCCTCGGCCGCTTCCCACTCTGTCGGCTGCTGCTGATGAATGACAGCAGCTATCCCTGGTTCATCCTGGTGCCGGAGCGCAGCGGGATCCGGGAGGTTTACCAACTCCCCGCACCGGACCGCGCCCAACTCTGGGAGGAATCGGCCGCACTATCCACCCTGCTGGCCGACATCTACCGGCCGGACAAGCTCAACGTCGCCGCAATCGGCAACCTCGTAGCGCAGCTACACCTTCATCACGTCGTGCGATACCGGGACGACCGAGCCTGGCCTGGCGTCGTCTGGGGCCGCTTCGATCCCGTGCCCTACGCCGATCCCTTCGATGGCAGACTGCGGAAACTGCTGGAGCGGCTGCCCCGGTTCGAGGCGAATCCGCCGCCGTGA
- the queA gene encoding tRNA preQ1(34) S-adenosylmethionine ribosyltransferase-isomerase QueA yields MLKSEFHYELPTALIAQSPLPDRSASRLLCLEGATGALKDKIFRDIETLLRPGDLLVFNDTRVLPARFFGRKETGGAVEILLERLLGERLLLAHVRASKAPKPGTRLVLEAGHRVGVVGREGDLFLLELAGEEPLQTVLERIGHMPLPPYITRPDTSVDLERYQTVYATRPGAVAAPTAGLHFDTVLLERLRGVGVDMARVTLHVGAGTFQPVRTENLEDHRMHAEYCEVGPDVIEAVERTRSRGGRVIAVGTTSMRSLETAASGGRLQSFAGETRLFIKPGFRFNCVDALITNFHLPESTLLVLVCAFAGHRETLAAYRHAVAQAYRFFSYGDAMFVTPKEPGASR; encoded by the coding sequence ATGTTGAAAAGCGAGTTCCATTATGAACTGCCCACAGCACTGATCGCCCAATCGCCGCTACCGGATCGCTCTGCCAGCCGTCTGCTTTGTCTCGAGGGTGCGACCGGCGCACTGAAAGACAAGATCTTCCGCGATATCGAGACGCTCCTGCGCCCGGGCGACCTTCTCGTATTCAATGACACCCGCGTTCTTCCCGCACGCTTTTTCGGGCGTAAGGAAACCGGCGGCGCCGTGGAGATCTTGCTGGAACGGCTCCTCGGCGAACGGCTCCTGCTCGCCCATGTGCGGGCAAGCAAAGCGCCCAAGCCCGGCACCCGGCTCGTCCTGGAGGCGGGCCACCGAGTCGGGGTTGTCGGGCGCGAAGGCGATCTGTTCCTTCTCGAGCTGGCGGGCGAAGAACCGCTACAGACCGTGCTCGAACGAATAGGTCACATGCCGCTCCCCCCCTATATCACCCGCCCCGACACCTCCGTCGACCTGGAACGCTACCAGACGGTGTATGCGACCAGGCCGGGGGCAGTAGCCGCCCCAACGGCTGGTCTGCATTTCGATACGGTTCTGCTGGAAAGGCTTCGCGGGGTGGGGGTAGACATGGCTCGGGTGACCCTCCATGTCGGTGCCGGCACCTTCCAGCCCGTGCGCACCGAAAACCTCGAGGATCACCGCATGCACGCCGAGTATTGCGAAGTGGGACCCGATGTGATCGAAGCCGTCGAGCGCACTCGTAGCAGGGGCGGACGGGTGATCGCAGTCGGTACCACTTCGATGCGTAGTCTGGAAACGGCAGCCAGCGGTGGCAGACTTCAGTCTTTTGCCGGCGAAACCCGCCTTTTCATCAAACCGGGTTTCCGATTCAACTGTGTCGACGCGCTCATCACCAACTTCCACCTCCCGGAATCGACCCTGCTCGTCCTGGTCTGCGCCTTCGCCGGCCATCGCGAAACACTCGCCGCCTACCGCCATGCGGTCGCACAAGCGTACCGTTTTTTCAGCTACGGCGATGCAATGTTCGTGACACCGAAAGAGCCCGGGGCGAGCCGATGA
- the tgt gene encoding tRNA guanosine(34) transglycosylase Tgt — MEFAVKCCDGTARRGELSFPRGRVQTPAFMPVGTYGTVKAMTPEELRDSGAEIILGNTFHLMLRPGVDVIRLHGDLHGFMHWDGPILTDSGGFQVYSLGAMRKISEGGVLFRSPIDGSPVFMGPEESMAVQRALGSDIVMVFDECTPYPSEYGEARASMELSLRWAERSRTAHADNPSALFGIVQGGMYEDLRALSIAGLRDIGFDGYAIGGLSVGEPKEDRLRVLEALMPQMPTDRPRYLMGVGTPEDIVDAVTRGVDMFDCVLPTRNARNGHLFTRFGAVRIRNARYRDDPRPIDEECGCYACRHYSRAYLRHLDRCGEILGARLNTIHNLFYYQELLAGLRAAIEEGTLERFIERFHALRSTGDVFV; from the coding sequence ATGGAATTCGCTGTCAAATGCTGCGATGGTACGGCTCGCCGGGGCGAGCTTTCATTTCCGCGTGGCCGCGTGCAGACGCCGGCTTTCATGCCGGTGGGTACCTATGGGACGGTCAAGGCCATGACACCCGAGGAGTTGCGCGACAGCGGTGCAGAGATTATCCTCGGCAATACGTTCCATCTGATGCTGCGGCCGGGCGTCGATGTCATCCGTCTCCACGGCGATCTGCACGGATTCATGCACTGGGACGGGCCGATCCTGACCGACTCCGGCGGTTTCCAGGTTTACAGCCTGGGCGCGATGCGCAAGATCAGCGAGGGGGGGGTGCTATTCCGCTCGCCCATCGACGGCAGCCCCGTCTTCATGGGGCCGGAAGAATCCATGGCGGTTCAGCGCGCGTTGGGCTCGGACATCGTGATGGTCTTCGACGAATGTACTCCATACCCGTCGGAATATGGCGAAGCGCGTGCCTCGATGGAGCTGTCGCTGCGCTGGGCCGAGCGCAGCAGGACCGCACATGCGGACAATCCTTCCGCGCTGTTCGGCATCGTCCAGGGAGGTATGTATGAAGACCTGCGGGCTCTTTCGATCGCGGGTTTGCGGGATATCGGCTTCGATGGCTACGCGATAGGCGGTCTTTCGGTCGGAGAACCCAAGGAGGACCGCCTGCGGGTACTGGAGGCGTTGATGCCACAGATGCCCACCGATCGGCCCCGCTATCTGATGGGGGTGGGCACGCCGGAAGACATCGTCGACGCGGTGACGCGCGGTGTCGACATGTTCGACTGTGTGCTGCCGACCCGCAATGCTCGCAACGGCCATCTGTTCACCCGCTTCGGGGCGGTGCGTATCCGCAACGCCCGCTACCGGGACGATCCGCGGCCGATCGACGAGGAGTGCGGCTGCTATGCCTGCCGTCACTATTCCCGCGCCTATCTGCGCCATCTCGACCGTTGCGGAGAAATTCTCGGGGCGCGCCTGAACACCATCCACAACCTTTTCTATTACCAGGAGCTGCTGGCAGGTCTGCGGGCCGCCATCGAGGAGGGAACCCTCGAACGGTTCATCGAGCGATTCCACGCCCTCCGCTCCACCGGTGATGTATTTGTGTGA
- the secG gene encoding preprotein translocase subunit SecG, protein MIQALTVFHVLLALSIIGLVLLQQGRGADAGAGFGGGSSGSLFGARGAASFLSRTTAILATLFFGTSLTLAYLSGHVDNKRLDIMDVPAVQQSQPDMPVVAPEPVKNGVDVPAQ, encoded by the coding sequence ATGATTCAAGCGTTGACTGTATTTCATGTTTTGCTCGCCTTGAGCATCATCGGGCTGGTGCTGCTGCAACAGGGGCGGGGAGCGGATGCCGGTGCCGGTTTCGGCGGTGGCTCTTCCGGCAGCCTGTTTGGTGCGCGTGGCGCGGCGTCCTTTCTGTCGCGGACCACGGCCATTCTGGCCACCCTGTTTTTCGGAACGAGTCTGACTCTTGCTTATCTGTCCGGACATGTGGATAATAAACGGCTCGATATAATGGACGTTCCTGCTGTCCAGCAGTCCCAGCCCGACATGCCCGTGGTGGCTCCGGAGCCCGTCAAGAATGGGGTCGATGTGCCGGCGCAATGA
- the tpiA gene encoding triose-phosphate isomerase: MRRPLVVGNWKMNGRSASVARLLNDILAGIGDCKAEVGVCVPFVYIPQASEILKGTKVMLGAQNVADHNSGAFTGEISAGMLREFGCELVIVGHSERRLLYGESNELVASRYEQAIQGHLKPILCVGETLEQREQGRTLAVIGAQIDTVFEFAGVQSLEHAVIAYEPVWAVGTGRSATTGQAQEVHYHIRSLIARWNPEVAQAVQIIYGGSVKPENSAELFAMPDIDGGLIGGASLDARAFLSICHSVSV, translated from the coding sequence ATGCGTCGTCCTCTGGTGGTTGGAAACTGGAAGATGAACGGCAGGAGCGCAAGCGTGGCTCGCCTGCTCAACGACATTCTGGCCGGCATCGGAGACTGCAAGGCGGAAGTCGGGGTGTGCGTGCCGTTCGTTTATATCCCCCAGGCATCCGAGATACTCAAGGGCACCAAGGTGATGCTCGGTGCGCAGAACGTGGCGGACCACAACTCCGGCGCGTTCACCGGCGAAATTTCGGCCGGCATGCTGCGCGAGTTCGGCTGTGAACTGGTCATCGTCGGGCACTCGGAACGGCGTCTGCTCTATGGCGAGTCGAACGAACTGGTGGCGTCCCGTTACGAACAAGCCATCCAGGGGCATCTGAAGCCGATCCTCTGTGTCGGCGAAACGCTGGAGCAGAGGGAGCAGGGCAGGACTCTCGCGGTGATCGGGGCCCAGATCGACACCGTGTTCGAATTCGCCGGTGTCCAGTCCTTGGAGCATGCAGTGATCGCATATGAGCCGGTCTGGGCGGTCGGGACCGGGCGCAGCGCCACCACCGGCCAGGCTCAGGAAGTGCACTATCACATCCGGAGTCTGATCGCCCGGTGGAATCCGGAGGTGGCTCAGGCGGTGCAGATTATTTATGGCGGGAGCGTAAAGCCAGAAAATTCCGCCGAATTGTTTGCGATGCCCGACATCGATGGTGGCCTGATCGGTGGCGCCTCGCTCGATGCGAGGGCGTTTCTGTCGATCTGTCATTCAGTTTCAGTTTAG
- a CDS encoding Na(+)-translocating NADH-quinone reductase subunit A, protein MVIKLKKGLDLPITGAPEQVIHADGGAVKSVALIGPDFVGLKPTMEVSEGDRVKLGSVIFTDKQNPGVNFTSPGAGVVKAINRGERRMLQSVVIELDGKDEVTFASYQASELAGLSEGQVRDNLLASGLWTFLRTRPYSKVPNPNTRPHSIFVTAIDTNPLAARPDVVIQGRAEDFRNGLAVISKLTEGKVYLCKAPVQAVPSIDGGKVEIAEFDGPHPAGLAGTHIHHLDPVGPSKCVWYLDYQSVIAIGALFTTGRIDVERVVSLAGPGVVRPRLLRTRLGACLCDLTAGQTVAGKELRVISGSVLYGREAAGWGCYLGRYHNQVSVVEEGRTRELMGWLLPSASKYSFLNVTLASLPKERGRKFPFTTSTHGSPRAIVPVGVYEDVMPLDILPTQLVRSLLVGDTDMAQALGCLELDEEDLALCTFVDPGKHDFGPVLRSNLTQIEKEG, encoded by the coding sequence ATGGTAATCAAACTGAAGAAAGGCTTAGACCTGCCCATAACGGGAGCGCCCGAACAGGTGATCCATGCCGACGGCGGAGCCGTGAAATCCGTGGCCCTGATCGGGCCGGATTTCGTCGGCCTCAAGCCGACGATGGAGGTCTCCGAGGGTGATCGCGTCAAACTGGGGAGTGTGATCTTCACGGACAAGCAGAATCCGGGGGTGAACTTCACGTCTCCCGGTGCTGGCGTGGTGAAGGCGATCAACCGCGGCGAGCGGCGCATGCTGCAGTCGGTGGTGATCGAGCTGGATGGCAAGGATGAGGTGACTTTCGCCTCTTATCAGGCATCCGAACTGGCTGGCCTGAGCGAGGGTCAGGTGCGGGATAATCTGCTGGCCTCGGGCCTGTGGACTTTTCTGCGGACCCGTCCGTACAGCAAGGTGCCGAATCCGAACACCCGCCCGCATTCAATCTTCGTGACGGCGATAGACACCAACCCTCTGGCCGCGCGGCCGGACGTCGTGATCCAGGGTCGGGCCGAAGATTTCAGGAACGGCCTCGCCGTCATTTCGAAACTGACCGAAGGCAAGGTTTATCTCTGCAAGGCGCCAGTCCAGGCCGTGCCGTCCATCGATGGCGGCAAGGTCGAAATCGCGGAATTCGACGGGCCGCATCCCGCCGGTCTGGCGGGGACCCACATCCATCATCTGGATCCGGTCGGTCCATCCAAATGCGTCTGGTATCTGGACTACCAGTCCGTGATCGCGATCGGCGCGCTGTTCACCACCGGCCGCATCGACGTCGAGCGCGTCGTGTCGCTGGCTGGTCCGGGTGTGGTGCGGCCGCGCCTGCTGCGTACCCGGCTCGGCGCTTGTCTGTGCGATCTGACCGCAGGTCAGACGGTGGCCGGCAAAGAGTTGCGGGTGATTTCCGGCTCCGTTCTGTATGGGCGTGAAGCGGCTGGCTGGGGCTGCTACCTCGGGCGTTATCACAACCAGGTCAGCGTGGTCGAGGAAGGCCGGACCCGTGAGCTCATGGGGTGGCTTCTGCCGAGCGCATCGAAGTATTCCTTTCTCAACGTGACCTTAGCTAGCCTGCCGAAAGAGCGGGGCCGCAAATTCCCGTTCACGACTTCCACGCACGGCAGCCCGCGCGCGATCGTTCCGGTCGGCGTGTACGAGGACGTGATGCCGCTGGACATTCTGCCGACCCAGTTGGTGCGTTCGCTGCTGGTGGGCGACACCGACATGGCCCAGGCACTCGGCTGCCTGGAACTGGACGAAGAAGACCTGGCGCTGTGCACCTTCGTCGATCCGGGCAAGCACGATTTCGGTCCGGTTCTGCGCTCGAACCTCACCCAGATTGAGAAGGAAGGCTAA
- the yajC gene encoding preprotein translocase subunit YajC, with the protein MSFFIADAWAEAAPAAQEPGVAGLILPMAVLAVFFLLFVLPQNRRQREHKKLLQSLVKGVEVVTTGGVLGRVVEVDDNFVTLEVAENVQICVQRNAVASLMPKGTYKAAKRKPESK; encoded by the coding sequence ATGAGTTTCTTTATCGCCGACGCATGGGCGGAGGCCGCTCCAGCGGCGCAGGAGCCCGGCGTTGCGGGTTTGATCCTGCCCATGGCCGTTCTCGCCGTGTTCTTCCTGCTGTTCGTTTTGCCGCAGAACCGGCGCCAGCGGGAGCACAAGAAGCTGCTGCAGTCGCTCGTCAAGGGGGTCGAGGTCGTCACGACGGGCGGGGTGCTGGGCCGGGTGGTCGAGGTCGACGACAACTTCGTGACACTGGAAGTGGCTGAAAACGTCCAGATCTGCGTGCAGCGCAACGCCGTGGCCTCGCTGATGCCTAAGGGTACTTACAAAGCGGCCAAGCGCAAACCCGAATCCAAGTAA
- the secD gene encoding protein translocase subunit SecD, with amino-acid sequence MRNRFPLWKNLMVAAVLILGIIYALPNFFGEDPSVQVSAVRAAKVDDSLKVQVQGLLNAAGLKAKAVEMADKRMLIRFSDTESQLKASDVLNEKLGDTYTVALNLAPSTPSWLRAFGAKPMYLGLDLRGGVHFLLQVDMDAAIKQAEDRYAEDARSLLRENKIRYQSVEKQNGVIQVRLPDSNTLMQAQALLRRELRGLQIDVKEGENLLEGRLSDVERREIKRFAVAQNTTTLRNRVNELGVAEPVIQQQGEDRIVVQLPGVQDTARAKEILGATATLEFRLVDNEHPVPAEGEKPPLGSHLYRDRQNRPVLLERKIIVTGDQVVDAASGIDQQSGQPAVYVTLNSVGAKKMGDTTRENIGRAMAVVYIENKSETKEVNGQKVTTKKKVEEVINIATIRDRFSKRFQITGLDSTEEARNLALLLRAGALAAPVDIVEERTVGPSMGKENIDRGIKSNGYGFMAIAVFMILYYRMFGVFSILALGANVLLLVAVLSLLQATLTLPGLAGIALTVGMAIDANVLINERIREELRAGSTPHAAIHAGYERAFATILDSNVTTFVAGVALFLLGAGPVRGFALVLCIGILTSMFSAVLVSRALVNFTYGRQRKLVKIAV; translated from the coding sequence ATGCGAAACCGTTTTCCCCTATGGAAAAACCTGATGGTCGCAGCCGTGTTGATCCTCGGGATCATTTACGCGCTGCCCAATTTCTTCGGTGAAGACCCATCCGTCCAAGTGTCGGCGGTTCGTGCGGCGAAGGTCGACGACAGCCTCAAGGTCCAGGTGCAGGGGCTGCTGAATGCGGCTGGCCTCAAGGCGAAGGCCGTGGAGATGGCGGACAAGCGGATGCTGATCCGGTTCAGCGATACCGAGTCGCAGCTCAAGGCGTCCGACGTTCTGAACGAGAAACTGGGGGATACCTACACCGTGGCTTTGAACCTGGCGCCGTCGACGCCTTCCTGGCTGCGCGCGTTCGGCGCCAAGCCCATGTATCTGGGGCTGGATCTGCGGGGCGGCGTGCACTTCCTGCTGCAGGTCGATATGGACGCTGCCATCAAGCAGGCGGAAGACCGTTATGCGGAGGATGCCCGCAGCCTGCTGCGTGAAAACAAGATCCGTTACCAGTCGGTGGAAAAGCAGAACGGCGTGATCCAGGTCCGGTTGCCGGATTCCAATACCCTGATGCAGGCGCAGGCACTCTTGAGGCGCGAACTGCGGGGCCTGCAGATCGATGTGAAGGAAGGCGAGAATCTGCTCGAAGGGCGTTTGTCCGACGTTGAACGGCGTGAGATCAAGCGTTTCGCCGTGGCGCAGAACACCACGACGCTGCGCAACCGGGTCAACGAACTTGGCGTGGCCGAACCCGTGATCCAGCAGCAGGGCGAGGATCGCATCGTCGTCCAGTTGCCCGGCGTCCAGGACACCGCGCGGGCCAAGGAAATCCTCGGTGCCACCGCAACCCTGGAATTCCGTCTGGTCGACAACGAACACCCGGTGCCGGCGGAGGGTGAGAAACCGCCGCTGGGGTCGCATCTCTACCGCGACCGTCAGAACCGTCCAGTGCTGCTGGAGCGCAAGATCATCGTCACCGGCGACCAGGTCGTCGATGCAGCTTCCGGCATCGACCAGCAGAGCGGCCAGCCGGCGGTCTACGTGACGCTCAACAGTGTGGGTGCCAAGAAAATGGGCGATACCACTCGCGAAAATATCGGCCGTGCCATGGCGGTGGTATATATCGAGAACAAGTCTGAGACCAAGGAGGTCAACGGTCAGAAGGTGACGACCAAGAAAAAGGTCGAGGAAGTCATCAATATCGCCACCATCCGCGATCGCTTCAGCAAGCGTTTCCAGATCACCGGCCTGGACAGCACCGAGGAGGCGCGGAACCTCGCCCTTCTGCTGCGGGCGGGTGCCCTGGCAGCTCCGGTCGATATTGTCGAGGAGCGTACTGTCGGGCCCAGTATGGGCAAGGAAAACATCGACCGCGGGATCAAGTCCAACGGCTACGGCTTCATGGCCATCGCGGTGTTCATGATCCTCTATTACCGGATGTTCGGCGTGTTCTCCATTCTGGCGCTGGGGGCGAATGTCCTTCTGCTGGTTGCCGTCCTGTCTCTGTTGCAGGCGACCCTGACCCTGCCGGGCTTGGCCGGTATCGCTCTGACCGTGGGTATGGCCATCGACGCCAACGTGCTCATCAACGAGCGCATCCGTGAGGAGCTGAGGGCAGGGAGCACCCCGCACGCCGCCATCCATGCCGGCTATGAGCGCGCTTTCGCCACGATTCTGGACTCCAACGTCACCACCTTCGTCGCCGGTGTGGCGCTGTTCCTGTTGGGTGCAGGCCCCGTGCGCGGCTTCGCACTGGTGCTGTGCATCGGCATCCTGACCTCCATGTTCAGCGCCGTCCTGGTATCCAGAGCACTGGTCAACTTCACCTATGGCCGGCAGCGCAAGCTGGTCAAGATCGCAGTCTGA
- a CDS encoding NADH:ubiquinone reductase (Na(+)-transporting) subunit B encodes MSVRQFLDKIHPLFAKGGRFEKLYPVYEMVDTFLYTPPDVTRGATHVRDSVDLKRVMTYVWIAVLPCMLMALFNTGYQANLAMTSLGLESAPGWRGAIINLFGHNPWNPLSDLVHGALYFIPIYVVTIVAGGLWEVLFAVVRKHDVNEGFFVSSILFALTMPPNTPLWQVAIGISFGVVMGKEVFGGTGKNFLNPALTGRAFLYFAYPASMSGDMVWTAVDGFSGATALGLGALGGVDAIREAGIGWFQTFFGFERGSMGETSTLACLIGAAFLMYTRIASWRIIAGVMVGMIATSTLFNVIGSDSNVMFAMPWYWHLTLGGFAFGMSFMATDPVSAAHTNTGRWIFGALIGFMTVLIRVINPAFPEGIMLAILFSNIFAPLIDYAVIKANIARRIKRHA; translated from the coding sequence ATGTCAGTAAGGCAATTTCTCGACAAGATTCATCCGCTCTTCGCCAAGGGCGGGCGCTTTGAAAAACTGTATCCCGTCTACGAGATGGTGGATACCTTTCTGTACACCCCGCCCGACGTCACCCGCGGTGCGACCCACGTGCGCGACTCGGTCGACCTCAAGCGGGTGATGACCTACGTCTGGATCGCGGTGCTGCCGTGTATGCTGATGGCGTTGTTCAACACCGGCTACCAGGCCAATCTGGCGATGACGTCCCTCGGGCTGGAATCGGCTCCGGGCTGGCGTGGCGCGATCATCAACCTGTTCGGCCACAATCCGTGGAATCCGCTCTCGGACCTGGTTCACGGCGCACTGTATTTCATTCCGATCTACGTCGTGACCATCGTTGCCGGCGGTCTGTGGGAAGTGCTTTTCGCGGTGGTGCGCAAACATGACGTCAACGAAGGTTTCTTTGTGTCGTCGATCCTGTTCGCTTTGACCATGCCGCCGAACACCCCGCTGTGGCAGGTGGCCATCGGCATTTCCTTCGGTGTGGTCATGGGCAAGGAAGTGTTCGGCGGCACTGGCAAGAACTTCCTCAACCCGGCGCTGACCGGCCGCGCATTTTTGTACTTCGCGTATCCGGCTTCGATGTCGGGCGACATGGTGTGGACCGCGGTGGACGGCTTCAGCGGCGCCACGGCGCTGGGGTTGGGTGCGCTGGGCGGAGTCGATGCGATCCGCGAGGCGGGCATCGGCTGGTTCCAGACCTTTTTCGGCTTCGAGCGCGGCTCCATGGGTGAGACGTCGACACTGGCCTGCCTCATTGGCGCGGCCTTCCTGATGTATACCCGTATCGCATCCTGGCGGATCATCGCGGGTGTGATGGTGGGTATGATCGCGACTTCCACGCTGTTCAACGTCATCGGCAGCGATTCCAATGTCATGTTCGCGATGCCCTGGTATTGGCATTTGACGCTGGGCGGCTTCGCCTTCGGCATGAGCTTCATGGCGACCGATCCGGTGAGTGCGGCGCATACCAACACCGGCCGCTGGATTTTCGGTGCACTGATCGGCTTCATGACGGTGCTGATCCGCGTCATCAATCCCGCCTTTCCCGAAGGCATCATGCTGGCCATCCTTTTCTCCAACATTTTCGCTCCGCTCATCGATTACGCGGTCATCAAGGCGAACATCGCAAGAAGGATTAAACGTCATGCCTAA
- the secF gene encoding protein translocase subunit SecF: protein MEFFKIKRDIPFMRYGRLTTSISLVTFILAVLALGFKGLNLGIDFTGGILMEVRYAQPADLEAIRKTLEEQRIAEAAVQNFGTSRDVLIRLPLQKDTGATQSDQIFSALKAQDGTAELKRVEFVGPQVGKEMYESGGLALMLVAAGIMAYLAMRFAWRFAVAAMIANMHDIVIILGMFAFFEWEFTLSVLAGVLAILGYSVNESVVVFDRVRENFRKMRKAAVTEVIDNAITATMSRTIITHSMTQLMVLAMFFFGGDALHNFALALTIGIVFGIYSSVLVACPVVLALGVSRADLLLPEKEGLVDNRP, encoded by the coding sequence ATGGAATTCTTCAAGATCAAGCGTGACATCCCATTCATGCGTTATGGGAGGCTCACGACGAGCATCTCCCTGGTGACCTTCATCCTCGCGGTCCTGGCATTGGGGTTCAAAGGACTCAACCTGGGCATCGACTTCACCGGCGGCATCCTGATGGAGGTCCGCTATGCCCAGCCCGCCGATCTCGAAGCGATACGCAAGACACTGGAGGAGCAGCGGATCGCCGAAGCCGCCGTGCAGAATTTCGGCACTTCGCGGGACGTGCTGATTCGCCTGCCGCTGCAGAAGGATACCGGCGCCACGCAGAGTGATCAGATATTTTCGGCGCTCAAGGCCCAGGACGGAACGGCGGAGCTCAAGCGCGTCGAATTCGTCGGACCGCAGGTCGGCAAGGAAATGTACGAAAGCGGCGGACTGGCCCTCATGCTGGTGGCCGCGGGCATCATGGCCTATCTGGCGATGCGTTTCGCCTGGCGGTTCGCCGTCGCGGCCATGATCGCCAACATGCACGATATCGTCATCATCCTGGGGATGTTCGCCTTCTTCGAGTGGGAGTTCACGCTCAGCGTCCTGGCCGGCGTGCTGGCGATCCTGGGTTATTCCGTGAACGAGTCCGTGGTGGTGTTCGACCGGGTGCGGGAGAACTTCCGCAAGATGCGCAAGGCGGCCGTGACCGAAGTCATCGACAACGCCATCACCGCCACCATGTCCCGTACCATCATCACCCACTCCATGACCCAGCTGATGGTACTGGCGATGTTCTTCTTCGGCGGCGACGCCCTGCACAACTTTGCTTTGGCGCTGACCATCGGCATCGTGTTCGGCATCTATTCCTCGGTGCTGGTCGCCTGCCCCGTCGTCCTGGCGCTGGGCGTGAGCCGGGCCGATCTGCTGCTGCCTGAGAAGGAAGGGCTGGTCGATAACCGGCCCTGA
- a CDS encoding L,D-transpeptidase: MRMRLFVPGILRAEALVLLAWAGLATPPEARSEAWEGYGRSVPKPRYEQDEGANFQYRFGVREAFTPYHDPDRREAESLPDPLRDPSFSSYRLIVIVNKADDAFWGRGQTLRVYRRGEGLLYYWLISTGMPGFETPSGYFTPQGFSYRHWSGPYDAPMLWSVFFNGGISLHSSLDRDALYKLGRAADSHGCVHIEDHRAEELYHLIGQSGYGLIDLIGRHTGRPVLVGKARKKIRGYRTLIIVAPTAHFFPAGEISESSQFKEPSGTGQPPPESDERNGPEAPANYLDLF, from the coding sequence ATGAGAATGAGGCTCTTCGTGCCAGGCATCCTCCGTGCGGAGGCCCTAGTCCTGCTGGCTTGGGCGGGATTGGCCACACCGCCGGAAGCCCGGTCCGAGGCCTGGGAAGGCTATGGCCGTAGCGTACCCAAACCCCGCTATGAACAGGACGAAGGAGCGAATTTCCAGTATAGATTCGGCGTGCGCGAGGCATTCACACCCTACCACGACCCGGACAGGCGCGAGGCGGAGTCGCTGCCCGATCCCCTACGCGACCCATCCTTCAGCAGCTACCGGCTGATCGTCATCGTCAATAAAGCCGACGACGCGTTCTGGGGCAGAGGCCAGACCCTGCGGGTCTACCGGCGGGGAGAGGGGCTCCTCTATTACTGGCTGATCTCCACCGGCATGCCCGGCTTCGAAACGCCTTCTGGCTATTTCACACCCCAGGGCTTCTCTTATCGGCATTGGTCCGGCCCTTACGATGCGCCGATGCTCTGGTCGGTGTTCTTCAACGGCGGGATTTCCCTGCATTCCTCGCTGGACCGCGATGCGTTGTATAAACTGGGGCGGGCCGCCGACTCGCACGGCTGCGTCCACATCGAGGACCACCGGGCCGAGGAGCTTTATCACCTGATAGGCCAGAGTGGATACGGCTTGATCGACCTGATCGGCCGCCATACCGGCCGCCCTGTGCTGGTGGGAAAAGCTCGGAAGAAAATCAGAGGTTACCGGACGCTCATCATCGTCGCGCCAACAGCGCACTTTTTCCCGGCCGGCGAAATCTCCGAATCCAGCCAGTTCAAGGAACCCTCTGGCACCGGACAGCCGCCTCCCGAATCCGACGAGCGGAATGGGCCCGAAGCACCGGCAAACTATCTCGACCTCTTCTGA